A stretch of the Candidatus Afararchaeum irisae genome encodes the following:
- a CDS encoding high-potential iron-sulfur protein, with product MDRRDFLKAAGATSIAGLAGCTGGGGGGGSGGDTGGNGGGGSSGGSSGSTGGNESGGSSGGSSGGGTSGLPEGVSQKQFDTGPVPKSERTATSQGGTKRNPKVLQAKSAVGYQSHPSSGQQCNGCVQYIPDKNGDGYGACALVQGYINPTGYCSLYAAYQG from the coding sequence ATGGACAGAAGAGACTTCCTGAAGGCTGCGGGAGCGACATCGATAGCTGGACTCGCCGGCTGTACAGGCGGCGGTGGAGGCGGCGGCTCTGGTGGAGACACAGGCGGAAACGGCGGAGGCGGAAGCAGTGGAGGCTCTAGTGGAAGCACAGGAGGTAACGAATCCGGAGGAAGCTCCGGCGGAAGTAGCGGCGGCGGAACCTCGGGACTCCCCGAAGGCGTCTCCCAGAAACAGTTCGACACTGGTCCCGTCCCAAAGTCCGAGAGAACTGCAACCTCACAGGGTGGAACCAAGAGAAACCCCAAAGTCCTCCAGGCAAAGAGTGCTGTGGGCTACCAGTCGCATCCAAGCTCTGGACAGCAGTGTAACGGCTGTGTCCAGTACATACCCGACAAGAACGGCGACGGCTACGGCGCGTGTGCCCTCGTCCAGGGCTACATAAACCCCACAGGTTACTGCTCGCTCTACGCCGCTTACCAGGGTTAG